From Seriola aureovittata isolate HTS-2021-v1 ecotype China chromosome 20, ASM2101889v1, whole genome shotgun sequence, a single genomic window includes:
- the ythdf3 gene encoding YTH domain-containing family protein 3: MSATTVDQRPKGQGNKVQNGSMHQKDGVNDDDFEPYLSGQTNQSNSYPPMSDPYMPSYYAPSIGFPYSLGEAAWSTAGDPPMPYLTTYGQMSNGEPHYIPDGVFSQPGALGNTPPFLGQHGFNFFPGNADFSTWGTSVSQGQSTQSSVYSNSYGYAPSSLGRAITDGQAGFGSDTQLSKVPVLNSIEQGMTGLKLGTDMVAAVTKTVGSPLGGTACMSSMAANSLPPSVSSSAPKPASWAAIAKKPAKPQPKVKPKANMGMGGVATIPPPPIKHNINIGTWDDKGSLNKPPLAQTMMPPQPLVQQPLLAQPQPLLQNPLPPQPQHQPQHQHQPFQLQSLQSPQHPQPLPPGPPHLHLPSQPGPPQPLHQQQPQQPGPPPNRWVAPRNRGEGFGLGGGVPLSASPCSGEVHPVLEKLRALNNYNPKDFDWNLKNGRVFIIKSYSEDDIHRSIKYSIWCSTEHGNKRLDGAYRSLGNKGPLYLLFSVNGSGHFCGVAEMRSPVDYNAYAGVWSQDKWKGKFEVKWVFIKDVPNNQLRHIRLENNDNKPVTNSRDTQEVPLEKAKQVLKIIATYKHTTSIFDDFAHYEKRQEEEEALRKERNRNKQ; this comes from the exons ATGTCTGCGACCACAGTCGATCAG AGACCTAAAGGACAAGGAAATAAAG TGCAAAACGGATCAATGCATCAAAAGGATGGtgtgaatgatgatgattttgagCCTTACTTAAGCGGCCAGACAAATCAG AGTAACAGCTATCCACCAATGTCTGACCCCTACATGCCCAGCTACTATGCTCCATCCATTGGTTTCCCTTACTCTCTGGGAGAGGCTGCTTGGTCCACAGCAGGAGACCCTCCCATGCCCTACCTAACTACCTATGGACAGATGAGCAATGGTGAGCCGCACTACATCCCTGATGGTGTGTTCAGCCAGCCAGGTGCCCTGGGAAACACTCCTCCGTTCCTTGGCCAGCATGGCTTCAACTTCTTCCCTGGTAATGCGGACTTTTCCACTTGGGGTACCAGTGTCTCTCAGGGACAGTCCACACAGAGCTCAGTATACAGCAACAGCTATGGGTACGCCCCCAGCTCACTGGGTCGGGCCATCACGGACGGACAAGCGGGCTTTGGAAGCGACACCCAGCTCAGTAAGGTGCCGGTACTGAACAGCATTGAGCAGGGTATGACAGGGTTAAAACTGGGTACAGACATGGTGGCAGCTGTCACCAAAACCGTGGGCTCACCCTTAGGAGGCACAGCATGTATGAGCAGCATGGCAGCCAATAGCCTCCCTCCGTCTGTCAGCTCGTCAGCACCTAAACCTGCCTCCTGGGCAGCCATTGCCAAGAAGCCCGCCAAGCCACAGCCCAAGGTCAAACCCAAAGCCAACATGGGGATGGGGGGAGTCGCCACCATTCCCCCACCTCCCATAAAGCACAATATCAACATTGGTACTTGGGACGATAAGGGCTCTCTGAATAAGCCCCCATTAGCTCAGACTATGATGCCCCCGCAGCCTCTGGTGCAGCAACCTCTCCTAGCTCAACCCCAGCCCTTACTGCAGAACCCTTTGCCCCCTCAGCCTCAGCACCAGCCCCAGCACCAACACCAGCCCTTCCAGCTCCAGTCTCTCCAGTCCCCTCAACACCCCCAGCCTCTGCCCCCTGGCCCTCCGCACCTGCACCTCCCCTCTCAACCTGGCCCCCCACAGCCCCTTCATCAGCAACAACCCCAGCAGCCCGGCCCACCTCCCAACCGCTGGGTGGCTCCCAGGAACCGGGGTGAGGGCTTTGGTCTGGGTGGGGGAGTCCCTCTCAGTGCCTCCCCTTGCTCTGGAGAAGTGCACCCCGTGCTGGAGAAACTGCGTGCCCTCAACAACTACAACCCCAAAGACTTTGACTGGAACTTGAAAAACGGACGTGTTTTCATTATCAAGAGCTATTCAGAAGATGACATCCACCGCTCAATCAAGTACTCTATCTGGTGCAGTACAGAACATGGCAACAAGCGCCTGGATGGCGCCTACCGCTCACTGGGCAACAAGGGGCCTCTGTACCTGTTGTTCAGTGTCAACGGCAGTGGGCACTTCTGTGGCGTGGCCGAGATGCGCTCACCGGTGGACTACAATGCCTATGCAGGCGTCTGGTCTCAGGACAAGTGGAAGGGCAAGTTTGAGGTGAAGTGGGTTTTCATCAAAGACGTGCCCAACAACCAGCTGCGACACATCCGGCTGGAGAACAATGACAACAAGCCAGTGACCAACTCCAGGGACACTCAGGAAGTGCCTCTGGAGAAGGCCAAACAAGTGCTTAAAATTATCGCCACTTACAAGCATACCACCTCAATCTTTGATGACTTTGCACATTATGAGAAACgtcaggaagaggaggaggctctgaggaag GAGCGCAATAGAAATAAACAGTAA
- the abhd10b gene encoding abhydrolase domain containing 10, depalmitoylase b, whose product MAAVALRSCRRGLSQILSNGGLAALSSKRLEGDRRHKSTVQYASRPELPKLAYRRVKGKSPGVVFLPGYGSNMNGQKAEALEEFCRSLGHSYLRFDYTGHGASEGVFAEGTIGTWKKDVLFVLDELAEGPQIMVGSSIGGWLMLLAAIARPEKTAALVGISTAADHIVTSFNTLPLEARKEFEEKGEWTVPTKHSEEGVYKFSMNFLREAENHCVLQSPIPITCPVRLIHGLKDEDVPWHISMQVAERVLSPDVDVILRRHGQHRMSEKEDIKLMVYTIDDLIDKLTTMV is encoded by the exons ATGGCAGCCGTCGCGCTGAGGTCCTGCCGCAGAGGACTTTCACAGATTTTAAGTAATGGAGGGCTCGCAGCTTTGTCTTCAAAGCGTTTGGAAG gagacagaagacacaaGTCCACAGTTCAGTATGCTTCCCGACCAGAACTTCCGAAGTTGGCATACAGAAGAGTGAAGGGGAAGAGCCCAGGTGTGGTCTTCCTCCCAGGATATGGCTCCAACATGAATGGGCAGAAAGCTGAAGCACTGGAGGAGTTCTGTAGGTCACTAGGGCACTCATATCTTAG GTTTGACTACACAGGACATGGGGCCTCAGAGGGGGTGTTCGCAGAAGGAACTATTGGTACCTGGAAAAAAGACGTCCTTTTTGTGTTGGATGAGTTAGCAGAGGGGCCACAG ATAATGGTGGGTTCCAGTATAGGCGGTTGGCTCATGCTATTGGCAGCCATTGCAAGACCAGAGAAGACTGCTGCACTGGTGGGCATCTCCACTGCTGCTGATCACATTGTCACATCATTCAACACTCTTCCTCTGGAG GCACGCAAGGAGTTTGAGGAAAAGGGGGAGTGGACAGTGCCCACCAAACATTCAGAGGAGGGCGTTTATAAGTTTAGCATGAACTTTCTGCGTGAGGCAGAGAATCACTGTGTGCTCCAGAGTCCCATCCCCATCACTTGTCCCGTGCGGCTGATCCATGGGCTCAAAGATGAGGACGTACCCTGGCACATCTCCATGCAGGTTGCAGAACGCGTCCTCAGTCCTGATGTGGATGTCATCCTTCGGCGGCACGGCCAGCACCGTATGTCTGAGAAGGAAGACATCAAACTCATGGTCTACACTATTGACGATCTCATAGACAAGCTGACCACTATGGTCTGA